In one Pempheris klunzingeri isolate RE-2024b chromosome 8, fPemKlu1.hap1, whole genome shotgun sequence genomic region, the following are encoded:
- the tpbg gene encoding trophoblast glycoprotein, producing MRLLSTSCAYNRGETRGRTQESGMMHLLLLLAAVLSCHGCPDKCVCFSQTVKCQNQDLDAIPHSLPANTKSLFVTGNNISRLSVDSFPTQLDLTDLYLSGNEMESVDAEVFDNLPNLVRLDLSNNNIQTFSESAFPLNNTLQVLNLSRSFHNHSFIDEVLSVLRSGNLLQLTVLDLSNNNLVILPDDLFSNLSSLVNLSLQNSSIISIQNGTLKVPPLRDLDLRDNSLRDLPTTTLAEFSLKPGLRIRLAGNPWRCDCFLDDMLLWLKNSTQIVDTQNLTCAEPKALKRQPLLQVEPSQLKCLGDMEGVLETSYVFLGLVLALIGVIFLLVLYLNRKGIKRWIYNIRDACRDHMEGYHYRYEINSDPRLANLSINSDV from the coding sequence ATGCGCCTGTTGAGCACGTCGTGTGCATATAACCGCGGAGAAACGCGAGGGAGAACACAAGAGTCTGGGATGATGCATTTGCTTTTGCTCCTCGCGGCCGTGCTGTCCTGCCACGGCTGTCCGGACAAATGCGTGTGCTTCTCACAAACTGTGAAATGCCAAAACCAGGACTTGGACGCGATTCCGCATTCTTTACCAGCCAATACCAAATCCCTGTTCGTCACAGGAAACAACATTTCCCGTTTAAGTGTGGACTCTTTCCCAACCCAGCTGGACCTGACAGATCTCTATCTCAGTGGGAATGAGATGGAGTCTGTGGATGCAGAGGTATTTGACAACTTGCCAAACCTTGTGCGGCTGGACCTGAGCAACAACAACATCCAGACTTTCAGTGAAAGCGCTTTCCCTCTTAATAACACACTGCAGGTCTTGAACCTCAGTAGGTCTTTTCACAATCATTCCTTCATTGACGAGGTCCTGAGCGTCCTACGGAGCGGAAACCTCCTTCAGCTGACAGTCTTGGACCTCTCCAACAACAACCTTGTGATTCTCCCAGACGACTTATTCTCCAACCTCTCCAGCTTGGTCAACCTCAGCCTGCAGAACAGCTCCATCATCTCCATCCAGAACGGGACGCTGAAGGTGCCACCGCTGCGTGACCTTGACCTGAGGGACAACAGCCTGAGGGATCTGCCCACTACCACCCTGGCAGAGTTCAGCCTCAAGCCTGGCCTCCGCATCCGGCTGGCGGGCAACCCCTGGCGCTGCGACTGCTTCCTTGACGACATGCTGCTCTGGCTGAAAAACTCCACTCAGATCGTTGACACGCAGAATCTGACCTGTGCAGAGCCCAAGGCCCTGAAACGCCAGCCGCTTCTGCAGGTAGAGCCGTCACAGCTGAAGTGTTTAGGCGACATGGAGGGCGTGCTAGAGACTTCTTATGTTTTTCTGGGGCTGGTGCTGGCCCTGATTGGCGTCATATTCCTGCTGGTGCTTTACCTGAACAGAAAAGGCATCAAGCGGTGGATATACAACATCCGGGATGCCTGTAGGGACCATATGGAAGGGTACCATTACAGGTATGAGATAAACTCTGACCCACGTTTGGCCAACCTGAGCATCAATTCGGATGTGTGA